The Haloarcula limicola genomic sequence CTCGCGAGCGGGGACGCCAACTTCGCCCTCATCCAGAACGACATCGCCTCCTTCGCGAAGAACGGGACCGGCATTGACGCGTTCAAGGGCAACGCCGTCGAGAACCTGATGGGCGTCGCGACGCTGTACCCCGAGACCATCACCATCGTCACGTTGGCCAGCACCGACATCACCCAGATCTCGGACCTCTCGGGCGCGACCATCAACACCGGCGACCTCGGGTCGGGGACGCAGGTCAACGCCCTCCAGATCCTGGACGCCGTCGGCATCTCCGACTTCAACGAACAGAACGCCTCGTTCTCGCAGGCGGCCGACCAGCTGCGAAACGGCGACATCGACGCGGCGTTCGTCGTCGGCGGGTGGCCGGTCGGTGCGATCGAAGACCTGGCGAACACGAACGACCTGGTCCTCGTCCCCATCGAGGGCCAGAACCGCCAGGCGGTCAAGGACTCGGCGGAGTGGTTCTCCGACGACACGATCCCCGGCGGGACCTACACCGGCATCGAGAACGACGTCCAAACGGTGGCGGTCCAGGCGATGATCGCCACGAACTCCGAACAGTCGGAGTCGACCGTCGAGACGATCACGGCGGCCATCTTCGACAACACGGACCAGCTCACCATCAAGACGGACTTCATCACCAAGGACTCCGCGCAGGACGGGATGTCCATCGAGCTCCACCCGGGCGCGGCGGCGTACTTCGACGCCTGAGCGGAACCGTGGTGACCGCATCGTCCGCCGACCGCCGTTTCCCGAACACGACGCTCACGCTATGAGTCGGAAATTCGCCGTCGCCGCTGCGCTCCTCGCGGTGCTGGCGCTCGGCACCGCGTCGGCAGTCCCCGCGCAGCGCGTTCTCGTCGTCGAAGACACGCAGACCGGCGAGACGTACCTGACGGTCCCGATCGAGAACGGGACGACCGTCGCGCTCGAATACACCCACAGCGTCGAGAAGACGCGCGTCTACGACGGCTACACCGTCGACGGCGACCAGCTCGTGATGACGCGCATGGAGTTCGAATCCTACGGCTGGGGGCTCCCGAGCCGCGCGAACGTCACCCGCGAGAACGGCACCTTCGTCTACGACCCGCCGGGCTCGCTCACCCGACTCACCGTCGCGCCCGGTAGCGTCGCCGGCCACCGACTGCACGTCGGGAACCGCACTTACGACCTGGTCGCGCTGACCGACGAGCGCTCGGTCGACATCCACGTCACGCAGCGCTCCGCGCTCGCGGCCGCGATACATCTACTCGACCCATGAGTTCCAACACCGACGATTCGACGGCGCAGGGCACCGAAGACACCGTCTCCGACGAGGAGGTAGACGAGGTCCTCCAGGAGATAGAGCGAAAGCGGGCGTTACAGGGGTGGGCGGCCGTGATCGTCGCGGTCGTCGGCATCTCCTTCTCGCTGTTCCAGATGTGGCTGGCGGCGAAGGGGTTCGTCCTCTCGATCGACGTGCCGGCCGTCGGCGAGGTGGCGTTCGCATCGCTCCAGTTGCTCCAGATAAACGCCGTCCACGTCGCCTTCGGGCTGGTGCTCGCGTTCCTGTTGTATCCCTCTAGCACCGGCGATGGCCCGGTTTCGCGGCGCTGTATTCTGCTGGCCGATCGGTTGGACGATCGATTCGGCGCGGACCACCCGGTCACGGAGAGCACGCGGGCCGTCGGCGGCGCGCTCGGGTGGCTGTTCGTCGACAGGGATCTACAACGGGTGACGCCCTTCGACGCGGTGTTGATCGGCATTTCGATACTGTCGGCGGCGTACTTCATCACCGACTTCCAGGAGATCCAGCGGATGCGCGCGCTCGGACTGGAGGCCGGGCGGCCGATTCAGGAGGTCTTCACGTTCCTCGAACCCATCGCGGGCCTGCTCGGCCCGCTCGCGAACACCTCCTACGCGTTCGTGCTGGGCGTCGTCGGCGTGTTGCTCGTCTTAGAGGCGACCCGACGGTCCATCAGCCTCTACCTGATGATCATCGTCGCCGCGTTCGTCGTCTACGCCCGCTACGGCTACCTCATCCCGCAGGGGGCCGCCTACGTCGGCGTCCTCTCCATCCCGCCGCTTGACTGGACCTCTATCGTCCAGAACCTCTGGTACAACACCGAGAACGGCGTCTTCGGCATCCCGGTGACGGTCTCCGTGCAGTTCATCTACATCTTCATCCTCTTCGGCGCGTTCCTGGAGATGTCCGGGGCCGGCCAGTGGTTCATCGACCTCGCCTACGGCGCGACGGGGACCCGCCGCGGCGGTCCGGCGAAGGCGTCCATCCTCGCCAGCGGGTTCATGGGGACCATCTCCGGCTCGTCGATCGCCAACACGGTGACGACGGGCGCGTTCACGATTCCGCTGATGAAACGGTCGGGCTACCGACCGGAGTTCGCCGGCGGCGTCGAGGCCTCGGCCTCCTCCGGCGGGCAGATTCTCCCGCCCGTGATGGGTGCGGCCGCGTTCCTCATCGTCCAGTACACGGCGACGCCGTTCCGCGACGTGATCATCGCCGCGGCCATTCCGGCTATCGTCTTCTTCTTCGGCGTCTGGGTGATGGTCCACTTCGAGGCGACCAAGGAGCACATCGGCGGTCTCGACCCCTCGGAACTGGTTCACATCCCGACCCACCTCAAGAGCGGGTGGTTCTACCTCGTCCCCATCGGACTCCTGCTGTACTACCTCATCATCGAACGGCTCTCGGTCGCGCGGTCGGCGTGGTTCACGCTCATCGCCATCGGCGCGCTCATCGCGCTCGTCGCGGCCTACAGCGACGAGACCCGGGGCCGGCTCGGTGCCGTCTTCGCCGCGCTGTTCGCCGGGCGGTTCCTCGCCCAGCTATTCACCGGCGCGAACATCCTCGGCGCGCTGGCCGGCAGCGGGTCCGGTGGACAGTCCGTGCAGGCGGCCTTCGCGGCCACCGTCGGCGGACTGGGCGGCATCGCCATCCTCGCCGGCGTCATCACCCTCGCCACGCGACCGTACCTCGACTCGCCCATCCTGAACTTCGACAGCGCGGTCGACGACGCCGCGCGGACGACGGCCGACGCCATCGGCGAGTCCGAGCTGGCGCGAAACGGGCTCTACCGCCTCGGCGTCTTCTTCGGCAAGTCCATGGAGAGCGGCGCGCGGACCGCCGTCCCGGTCGTCATCGCCGTCGCCGCCGCCGGCATCATCCCCGGCGTCATCAGCGTCTCCGGGCTCGGCCCGAACCTGGTGGCGCTCATCCGGGCCGTCGCCGGCGGGTCGCTGGTCCTGCTCCTGCTCGTGACCGCCGTCGCGTCCATCATCCTCGGGATGGGGATGCCGACCACGGTCACCTACATCATCCTCGTCTCCCTGCTCGCGCCGGCGCTGGTCCAGTTCGGCGTCCCGGAACTGGCCGCGCACTTGTTCATCCTCTACTTCGGCGTCATCGCCGACATCACGCCGCCGGTGGCGGTGGCCGCCTACGCGGCGTCGGGGGTGGCCAAGTCGGACGCCTTCCAGACGGGTATCGAGGCGTTCTCGCTGTCGCTGAACAAGGCCATCGTCCCGTTCGCGTTCATCCTCTCGCCCGGCATCGTCCTCCTGACCCGGAAGGAGAACGCCGCCGAGCTGCCGCTCGGCGAGCAGTACCGGGTCGTCCAACTCGCGGACTTCGCCGACCCCAGCTTCGCCGTCTTCGAGGTGCTCGTCCCCGTCGCCTGCGTGTTCATCGGCGTCGTGGCGCTGGCGGCGACGGTCATCGGCTACGTCGAAGCGCCCGTCTCGCGCGGGCAGCGGGCCGCCTTCGCGCTCAGCTCGCTCCTGCTCATGGCCCCCGGGCTCGCCGTCTCAGGCACCTTCGACGTGCTCGGGTTCGTCGGCTTCGGGGGGGCAGGCGAGGTGACGCTCGTCGTCGACGTCGCGCTCCGGGCGGTCGGGCTGGCGCTGTTCGTCGCGCTGCTGGTCGAGAACCGACGCCGCCGCGAACCGGTGTCCGAGACGGCCAGTAGCCCCGAACCTGCGTGATCGCAGGTCCGTCCGCCGGCCGCTCCGCGGGCGACCGTCCCTTCGCCACAGTTTAATCGGTGCGCGTCGACCCCTCGCCTATGACAATCGAACAGCGCGGCGACGCCTCGGTCGTCACGCACGCGCTCGCGAAGGACGAACTCTCGAAGCTGCGGGACGTCGAGACAGAACAGGTCGCCTTCCGGAAGGGACTGGTCCGGCTGGGACGCATCTGCGGCTACGAGATAACCGACGGCCGCCTCGAGACCGAGTACGTCGAGATACAGACGCCGATGACGACGACGATGGGCGAGCGGGTGAAGGGTCTCGACGACGTGGTCATCGTCAACGTCCTGCGGGCGGCGACGCCGTTCGTCGAGGGCCTGTTGAAGGCGTTCCCGCGCGCCAGGCAGGGCGTCATCTCGGCGAGCAGGGACGAGTCGGCGGGGATGAACGACGACGGCGAGTTCCCCATCTCCGTCGACTACGTGAAGCTCCCGGAGATCCGGCCCGAGGACACGGTCATCGTCGCCGACCCGATGCTGGCGACGGGGTCGACGATGACGAAGGTCGTCGAGCACATCACCGAGGAGTCGCCGGACCCCGAGCAGTTCATCGTCCTCTCGGCCGTCGCCGCGCCGCCGGGCATCGTCCGCGTCTCCGAGGCGTTCCCGGACGTGGACCTCCTGACCGTCGCCATCGACGACGAACTCGACGAGGACGGCTTCATCGTTCCCGGACTGGGCGACGCCGGGGACCGGGCGTTCCGGACGGACTGACGACTCGAAAGCGATTTATACGGGGTCGCACAACAGCAGGCCACGGCGATTTTTCGCGGCAGTTCGACGGCCGTCGAACCCCTTCGTTTCAACTGGAGAACAATGGGCGGCGGCGCGGTGAGTCTTCCACCGGAAACGAGCGTAGAGAGCGATAGCGACCGCGAGATCAGCCTCGCTCGATGTCCGCCCGACCGCTGGTCGCGCTCCGGATGCGGTCCCGGAGCGACGCGCCCTCGCTCTCGGGGACCCTGACCGCGAACGTCACGTCGGCCGCGTAGTCGGCGTCGAACTCGACGCCAGCGGACTCCAACAGCCCTCGAACGCTGCCCGAATCGTCGTACTCGACGGTGACCGCGAAGCGCTCGTGGGGGACCGACTCGACGACGCCGGCGGCGTCGACGCCCTCCTTGATCGCCCGCGAGTACGACCGGGCCAACCCGCCGACGCCGAGGTTCGTCCCGCCGTAGTACCGCGTGACGACCGCCGCGACGTTCTCCAGGTCCCGCTGCTGGAGGACGTTCAGCGCCGGTTTGCCCGCGCTCCCGCTCGGCTCGCCGTCGTCGTTCGAGTACTCGCGGAACGGCGACGCCCGCACGCGGTAGGCCGGGACGTTGTGGGTCGCATCGGCGTGCGCGTCTCGAATCTCCGCGACGAACGCCTCGGCGGCCTCGACCGTCTCGACGGGCGCGACGTAACCGATGAACTCCGAGCCCCGCACCTCGAAGCGGGCCTCGGCGCGGCCCGCGACGGTCCTGTAGCTCTCTGCCACGGCCGGTCGTACTCGCGGCGCGCGAATAGCGCTTGTCCTTCGGCGCTCCGTCCGTCTCGAAAATCGACTCAAGCCAGTTCGATGGTCCGCACGAACGGCATGTTCCGGATCTCGTTTATCAGCTCGCCCGGCAGTTCCTCGTCGGTGATGACGTAGAGCCGGGGCTCGTCGGTGAACTCGGGGTCCTCGCTCAGCACCTGCCGGATGGTGATGTCGCGGTCCGCGATGGCGTCGGTCACCGCCGAGACGATGCCCGCCTCGTCGGCCGCCCGAACCGAGACGGTGATGGCGGTCAGGTCGAGCACCGGCGCGAGGTCGAGGAGGCTGGGGACCGCCGAGATGTTCCGGAAGATGCGCCGCAACTCCTCGTCTTCGAGGATGGCGTCCGTCGTCGCGTTGACGACCCGGCGGTCCACGCCGACCTCTCTGGCGATGCCCGTGTTCGGGATCTCGATGCCGCCGGAGACAACCCGTCCCTCCTCGTTGACCGAGAACCCGCGTTCGAGCAGCAGGCGGATGACCGCCTGCTGGCCCGGCGAGTCCTCGAACTTCCGCATGATCTCGTCGAACATCGACGCTACAGCTCGCCCTTCGTGCTGGCGACGTCGCTCCGCCGCTCGTCGATGCGCGTCGCGTCGTCGAGCGCCCGCGCCAGTCCCTTGAACAGCGCCTCGATCTCGTGGTGAGCGTTCTCGCCGGTGACGCCGCAGTGCAGCGTCAACCCGGCGTTCGTGGCGAGCGAGCGCCCGAAGTGCTTCGCCATGTGGCTGGTCATCTCGCCGACGCGGCCCTGCGAGAACTCGCCGTCGAAGCCGAAGTACGGCCGGCCCGAGACGTCCACGACGACGCTGGCGACGGCCTCGTCGAGCGGCACCTTCCGGTCGGCGAAGCGGACGATGCCGCGCTTCTCGCCGAGCGCCTCCTCGAAGGCCTCGCCGAGCGCGATCGCCACGTCCTCGACGGTGTGGTGGTCGTCGATCTCCAAGTCGCCGTCACAGTGGACGGTCAGGTCGAACAGCCCGTGCGTGGCGAAGGAGTCGAGCATGTGGTCGAAGAAGCCGATGCCGGTGTCGACGGTGCTGTCGCCGTCGCCGTCGATGTCCAGCGTCACCTCGATGTCCGTCTCGGCCGTCTCGCGGGTGACGGCCGCCGTGCGGTCGCTCATACGGTGTCTCTATCGGCCGTCTATTTGGGAATTGTGACCGCTAGCGACGCTCGGAGATAGTCACGACTTCCTGAGGGGTGCGGGTCGAACGGCATAGAACTGTCAGAGAACGCGCCTAGAAACAGTCGATTCGGTCGCAATCTCGACGGACGGCACGGCCAAGGACCGCCAGAAAGCCCCCGGCCGCTCGATTGCCGGGACTCGCTGTGCTCCTCAGTCGCTACGCTCCCTGCGGTGCTTACGTCGTCCGGGCTAATCGAGCCCCCGGCCCCTTTCAGTCCCACCCGAGAGCTGGTCAATCGGCTGGCACGGGTGGACTGAGCGGAATCTTTGATTCCGCGAGGGTCGAACGACGCTTCGCGCCTTTCGGGACTTTCTGGCTGTTCTGTGCCCCGTTTCTTTCCGTTACGGTATGTTTTCTTCGCCCACTAGCGGGACGTTCCGGCCGTCAGTGCTGTCGCTGCCGTCCGTCTCCCCGTGACCGCTGCTAGTCTCAGTCGCTCGCGGTGCCGATGACGCCCCAGGTCACGAGCAACAGCGCCAGCAGGACACAGAGCGGGAGCAGGAGCAGTCGCATCGCCCGGAGGACGTCGGCTCCGCTGATGACGAATCCCATTATCGCCGGGACGGCGGCGAACCCGGCAGAGGACGTGACGGCGGCCGTCGAGTTGATGGGGGTGCTGTACTCCGGGACGCTCTCGACGCCGTAGGCGACCATCGTCGGGTAGAGGCCCGAGAGCCCGAGCCCGATGGCGAAGAAGCCGACGAGGAGGCCGTACCCCTCGGCGACGAAGAACGCGTACGCGAAGGCGGGCACCGTCAGCGCGACCAGTCCAGTCGCGAGGCGGACGTAGCCGAAGCGCTCGGAGAGCCGCCCGGAGAGGAACCGACCGGGGATGTACGCCCCGAGTAAGACGGACAGCGAGGCCGTCGCCACCGATCCCGGGAGCCGGCCCTGCGCGTAGGTCGTCAGCCAGGTGAAGATACCGCCCTCGAAGCCGGCGATGAGGAAGACGGCGGCGGACATCGCGACCACTTCCGGGCGGCGAGCCAATCCGCGGACCGCCGACAGGCTGAGCGGGTCGTCGCCGCCGCCGACCGACGGCGTCGGGAGCGAGCGGACCAACAGGAGGAGGGGGACGAACGCGACGACGAGCGCGAAGTAAGCCAGCCGCCAGTCGCCGACGACGAGGGCGGCGGCGACGAGGAGCGGGCCGATGGTGGCACCGACCGCCCACATCATGTCGTAGTAGCCGAAGAGGCGGCCCCGCTGGGCGGGATAGAGGTGGCTCAACAGCGGTCGGGCGCTCCCGCGGCCGACGCCGACGAAGCTCTCCCGGCCGAACGACGCCGCGAGGAAGAACAGGAAGGAGGGGGCGACCCCCATCACGAGGACGCCGATTCCGGTCCCGACGACGGCCAGCAAGAGGAGGCGGCGCGTGTCGAAGCGGCCGCCGATAGCGCCGACGAGCATCACCACCAGCAGGAAACTGACGGTCCCGGCCGGCGCGACGAGTCCCAACTGCCACTCCGGGACGGTGAAGGTCTCTTGAAGCGCGGGGACGACCGCGCCGCGCATCTGCAGCGCCGCCCCTTCCA encodes the following:
- the hisB gene encoding imidazoleglycerol-phosphate dehydratase HisB gives rise to the protein MSDRTAAVTRETAETDIEVTLDIDGDGDSTVDTGIGFFDHMLDSFATHGLFDLTVHCDGDLEIDDHHTVEDVAIALGEAFEEALGEKRGIVRFADRKVPLDEAVASVVVDVSGRPYFGFDGEFSQGRVGEMTSHMAKHFGRSLATNAGLTLHCGVTGENAHHEIEALFKGLARALDDATRIDERRSDVASTKGEL
- the upp gene encoding uracil phosphoribosyltransferase gives rise to the protein MTIEQRGDASVVTHALAKDELSKLRDVETEQVAFRKGLVRLGRICGYEITDGRLETEYVEIQTPMTTTMGERVKGLDDVVIVNVLRAATPFVEGLLKAFPRARQGVISASRDESAGMNDDGEFPISVDYVKLPEIRPEDTVIVADPMLATGSTMTKVVEHITEESPDPEQFIVLSAVAAPPGIVRVSEAFPDVDLLTVAIDDELDEDGFIVPGLGDAGDRAFRTD
- a CDS encoding amino acid-binding protein, which codes for MFDEIMRKFEDSPGQQAVIRLLLERGFSVNEEGRVVSGGIEIPNTGIAREVGVDRRVVNATTDAILEDEELRRIFRNISAVPSLLDLAPVLDLTAITVSVRAADEAGIVSAVTDAIADRDITIRQVLSEDPEFTDEPRLYVITDEELPGELINEIRNMPFVRTIELA
- a CDS encoding TRAP transporter permease; amino-acid sequence: MSSNTDDSTAQGTEDTVSDEEVDEVLQEIERKRALQGWAAVIVAVVGISFSLFQMWLAAKGFVLSIDVPAVGEVAFASLQLLQINAVHVAFGLVLAFLLYPSSTGDGPVSRRCILLADRLDDRFGADHPVTESTRAVGGALGWLFVDRDLQRVTPFDAVLIGISILSAAYFITDFQEIQRMRALGLEAGRPIQEVFTFLEPIAGLLGPLANTSYAFVLGVVGVLLVLEATRRSISLYLMIIVAAFVVYARYGYLIPQGAAYVGVLSIPPLDWTSIVQNLWYNTENGVFGIPVTVSVQFIYIFILFGAFLEMSGAGQWFIDLAYGATGTRRGGPAKASILASGFMGTISGSSIANTVTTGAFTIPLMKRSGYRPEFAGGVEASASSGGQILPPVMGAAAFLIVQYTATPFRDVIIAAAIPAIVFFFGVWVMVHFEATKEHIGGLDPSELVHIPTHLKSGWFYLVPIGLLLYYLIIERLSVARSAWFTLIAIGALIALVAAYSDETRGRLGAVFAALFAGRFLAQLFTGANILGALAGSGSGGQSVQAAFAATVGGLGGIAILAGVITLATRPYLDSPILNFDSAVDDAARTTADAIGESELARNGLYRLGVFFGKSMESGARTAVPVVIAVAAAGIIPGVISVSGLGPNLVALIRAVAGGSLVLLLLVTAVASIILGMGMPTTVTYIILVSLLAPALVQFGVPELAAHLFILYFGVIADITPPVAVAAYAASGVAKSDAFQTGIEAFSLSLNKAIVPFAFILSPGIVLLTRKENAAELPLGEQYRVVQLADFADPSFAVFEVLVPVACVFIGVVALAATVIGYVEAPVSRGQRAAFALSSLLLMAPGLAVSGTFDVLGFVGFGGAGEVTLVVDVALRAVGLALFVALLVENRRRREPVSETASSPEPA
- a CDS encoding TAXI family TRAP transporter solute-binding subunit — encoded protein: MSNEQRDRRQSRRQFIRAAGVTGVAALAGCGGDGGDGGDGGDGGAETETTGDGGDGGTGTGTEGGDGGGGSTETRLSWHAGGTGGTYFPLSNEFKTIVEDNTEFSLNVQSTGASVENVGNLASGDANFALIQNDIASFAKNGTGIDAFKGNAVENLMGVATLYPETITIVTLASTDITQISDLSGATINTGDLGSGTQVNALQILDAVGISDFNEQNASFSQAADQLRNGDIDAAFVVGGWPVGAIEDLANTNDLVLVPIEGQNRQAVKDSAEWFSDDTIPGGTYTGIENDVQTVAVQAMIATNSEQSESTVETITAAIFDNTDQLTIKTDFITKDSAQDGMSIELHPGAAAYFDA
- a CDS encoding MFS transporter, which gives rise to MGETAVAREGETTQESDAQRTSRRWWTVVAFAYMALEGAALQMRGAVVPALQETFTVPEWQLGLVAPAGTVSFLLVVMLVGAIGGRFDTRRLLLLAVVGTGIGVLVMGVAPSFLFFLAASFGRESFVGVGRGSARPLLSHLYPAQRGRLFGYYDMMWAVGATIGPLLVAAALVVGDWRLAYFALVVAFVPLLLLVRSLPTPSVGGGDDPLSLSAVRGLARRPEVVAMSAAVFLIAGFEGGIFTWLTTYAQGRLPGSVATASLSVLLGAYIPGRFLSGRLSERFGYVRLATGLVALTVPAFAYAFFVAEGYGLLVGFFAIGLGLSGLYPTMVAYGVESVPEYSTPINSTAAVTSSAGFAAVPAIMGFVISGADVLRAMRLLLLPLCVLLALLLVTWGVIGTASD
- a CDS encoding DUF1850 domain-containing protein, with amino-acid sequence MSRKFAVAAALLAVLALGTASAVPAQRVLVVEDTQTGETYLTVPIENGTTVALEYTHSVEKTRVYDGYTVDGDQLVMTRMEFESYGWGLPSRANVTRENGTFVYDPPGSLTRLTVAPGSVAGHRLHVGNRTYDLVALTDERSVDIHVTQRSALAAAIHLLDP
- a CDS encoding IMPACT family protein; the protein is MAESYRTVAGRAEARFEVRGSEFIGYVAPVETVEAAEAFVAEIRDAHADATHNVPAYRVRASPFREYSNDDGEPSGSAGKPALNVLQQRDLENVAAVVTRYYGGTNLGVGGLARSYSRAIKEGVDAAGVVESVPHERFAVTVEYDDSGSVRGLLESAGVEFDADYAADVTFAVRVPESEGASLRDRIRSATSGRADIERG